The Desulfonauticus submarinus genome includes the window TCTTTGGGGTATTCCTATTGGAATAAAAGATGTGTTTACTACAAAAGGGATTAAAACAACTTGTGGGTCTAAAATCTTAGAAAATTTTGTTCCTGTATATGATGCTGAAGTAGTGACACGATTAAAAGAAGCAGGAGCAATTATTTTAGGTAAACAAAATATGGATGAATTTGCCATGGGCTCTTCTACAGAGAACTCTGCTTTTGGCCCAACTAAAAATCCATGGGATATAAGTCGAGTTCCAGGTGGCTCTAGTGGCGGGAGTGCAGCAAGTGTAGCAGCAAAGCAATGTTTTGCTGCCATTGGAACAGATACAGGAGGATCTATCAGACAACCAGCCTGTTTTTGCGGACTCGTTGGAGTAAAGCCAACTTATGGCAGAGTTTCACGATACGGATTAATAGCTTATGGTTCTTCTTTTGACCAGGCAGGTCCATTAACTAAAACAATAAAAGATGCTGCTCTCATTCTAAACGTCATTGCAGGACATGACCCTAAAGATTCAACTTCTCTTCGGGCTCCTGTACCAGATTATTTAGCTCAAATTAAACATACAAGTTTAAAAGGAGTAAGCTTTGGAATCCCTAAAGAATATTTTCAAAAGGGCCTAGATCAAGAAGTAGAAAACTCTATCTTAAAACTTATAGATATCCTTAAACAAGAAGGCGCTGAAATAAAAGAAATAAGCCTACCTCATACTGAATATGCAATCGCAACTTATTATATCTTGGTAATGGCTGAAGCTTCTTCTAATCTCGCAAGATTTGATGGCGTTCGTTATGGTTTTAGAGCAAAACAAGCGAATAATTTAAAGGAAATGTATGAACTCTCTAGAACCTATGGATTTGGAGATGAAGTACAAAGACGAATCATGCTGGGTACATATGTATTATCTGCTGGATATTATGATGCTTATTACAAAAAAGCAGCTCAAGTAAGAAGAATTTTAAGAAAAGATTTTGATATGGCCTTACAAAAATGTGATTATATATTAGCGCCAGTAAGTCCCACCCCTGCTTTTAAACTAGGTGAGCATAGTCACGATCCTCTAAAAATGTATCTCACTGACATCTATACTATTTCATTAAATTTAGTTGGTCTTCCAGGAATAAGTTTACCCATTGAAGTCGGAAAGCTCTCAGGTCTTCCGCTTGGTATTCAATTAATAGGTAAATGGTTAACAGAAGAAAAATTATTCCAAGTGGCTTTTAATATAGAACAACTGGTAGATTCTTTATCTTATCCTAACGTGTAAAATGAAAATTGGTGTATTATTAAGTGGTGGTATTGATAGCCTTTATACCACCATTTTACTAAAAAAAATGAACCATGAAGTAATTGGCATCTATGGTTCATTTTTTCATTCTCCAAATCAAAACACTATTTGGGAGAACCTAAAGCTACTCTCTAAAACACTAAATTTTGAGCTTCACAAAATAGAACTTCATTCTGAATTTCAAAAACTCATCATAAAGCCTTTTATCAAAGATTACATACGTGGATTAACACCTAACCCTTGTGCTCTTTGTAATCCAAAAATCAAATTTGGACTCCTGCTTCAAAAGGCTCTCAAATTAGGAGTAAAAAAGATAGCTTCTGGGCATTATGCAAAGATTATTACAAAAAACAATAACACATTTTTGTTTAGAGGGGATGACCCCACAAAAGAGCAAAGCTATTTTTTATCCCTTTTGCCACAAGCAACCCTTAGTCATTTACTTTTCCCTTTAGGGGAGCTTAAAAAACAAGATGTTGTTCAAAAAATAAAAGAATATAACTTATTCCATTTTACTACAAAGGAAAGCAATGAAGTCTGCTTTATTCCGAGTAACTATCGAGAATTTTTGCAATCTAATGGTATACATTTAGATAAACCTGGGCCAATTAAACTCTTAGATGAAACCTTATTAGGTACTCATAAAGGTTTATGGAACTATACTTTAGGACAACGCAGAGGTATTGGAATCCCTTATAAAGAGCCACTCTATGTCCTAAAAAAAGATATCTCCACCAACACACTTTATGTTGGCATTAAAAAAGAACTTCAAGCTAAAAGCGTGGTAGGAATAAATTTTAATTTTTTAGAACAAGTGCAAAACTGGCCTTCAGAAATATATATTCAAATCCGTTATCGTCAAAAAGCTAAAAAAGCTATTTTAAAAAAACAAGAAAAAGATACGCTTTACTTTGAATTTAAAGAACAAGAAGAAAAACCAGCTCCAGGACAAATATTAGCTGTATATACCAAGGAAGGACAAGTACTAGGAGGAGGAATTATAAAAGGTGAATTTTAAAACTTTTTTTATTAAAACCCTAGGTTGCAAGGTAAATCAATATGAAACTCAAGCTATTATAGAAATTCTTCAAAATCAAAATAAGATGCTTGTTTCAGAACAAAAAGCAGAAGTTATTATTTTAAATAGTTGTGCAGTAACACAAGGTGCCTTTACTGATCTAAAAAAAAGTGTACGGCATTTTGTTTCTATCAATCCCACTGCTAAAATCATTGTCATTGGCTGTGCAGCCCAAGTATTAAAAGACAAAATTAGTTTATGGCCTGAAGTCAATACCATCATTCCCCAGGATAAAAAATTCTCTTTTTTCCAAAAAACTTCTTTTAATAATCCTTTTCCCAATATAAATAACTATTTTAGAGCCAGAGCAGTTTTAAAAGTCCAAGACGGTTGTTCTCATCACTGTACTTATTGTATCGTACCTCTTACTAGAGGAAAGTCCATCAGTAGAAAACCTAAAGACATCCTATTAGAAATCAAACGCCTTGCTCAGGCAGGGTTCAAAGAAATTATTTTAAGCGGTATAAATCTTAGACAATATGGACGAGATTTAGAAAATAAAATGAATTTTTGGGAATTAATTGATTTTTTAGGTAATAATTTTAATTTTTTAAAACACAACATAAGAATACGCTTAAGTTCTATTGAACCTGCAGATCTAACTACACAAGCCCTACTCATTTTAAAAACACATCATTTTATCTGCCCTCATCTTCATATTTCTTTACAAAGTGGAAGCAATACCATTTTAAAAAAAATGGGAAGAGGTCATTATAAGGCAGAAAATCTTTTAGATTTCTGTGCCAAACTCAACTCTATTTGGCCTATTTATGGATTAGGGCTAGATTTATTAGTAGGATTTCCAGGAGAAACAGAGCAAAATTTTAATCACACTTATGAACTAGTGAATAAGTTACCTCTAAGTTATGCTCATGTCTTTCCATATTCTCCCAGACCCAATACCAAGGCTATTAATATTCCCGATCAAGTGCCTCAAACCTTAAAAAAACAGAGAACAAAATTATTAAGGGAATTGGTGCAAAACAAAAGAAAAGATTTTTATCAAAAAGTCCTTAAATTACATGAAGTTAATGTTATCGTAGAAAACTCCAACCTAGGAACCACAGAACACTATCTTCAAGTAAAGTTTACTGAGCCTACTAACAAGCCCATAAAATCTGTTCAAAAGGCAAAACCTATCAGGATCGAAAATGACCGACTTTTAGTAAAGTTATTCTAACAATCTGGCTAGTAAAACCAATAAATCCTAATAGTTTTCAATCCTAATTTATCTATAAAATTCCAATAATTATCTATCTTAACAATCTATTTGAACTTGAGTTTAAAAATGGTTAACATATTTAGTTATCAACTGAAGGGATTTATTATCCCTAAACTTAATTTTTAAAATTTAATAAATCATGAGTACACCTAAAATTCCTTCACCAGGAAAAATATTTCTTTCTATTTTAAGTGCCAAATGGGAAAAATTTTGGCCTGCTCTACTTTTAACTTTAGAAAAAAAATGGGGCAAAGCTGATTATTTATCCGATTTAATTCCCTTCTCTCAAACCAAATACTATGACGCTGAATTAGGAACTCCCATTTTTAGAAGAGTTTTATCCTTTTCTAATCTAATCCCGTTAGACCAACTGGTTTCATTAAAACAATTTACAAATCAACTAGAACAACTCAATCTTCAAAATAATAATAGAATTTTTAATCTAGATCCAGGTATCATAACTTATGAAAGATTAGTTTTAGCTACAGGAAAAAATTTTACTCATAGAATTTATCTTAAAGAAGGAATTTTTGCAGATCTAACCCTTATATATACCAAAGGGAAATGGCAAACTTTGCCTTGGACATTCCCAGATTATGCTACCCACGAGATGCAGCAACACTTAACCAACATAAGAAACATTTATAGACAACAGCTTCAAAACAAATAAGGGAGACCTTTTTATGAAAAGTATGACTGGTTATGGTAAATATGCCTTAGATAAGGATGACTATACTATATCCTGGGAAATAAAAAGCGTTAACAGTCGTTTTTTAGACATTATATTTAAAACTCCTTACTATCTTTTAGGAGAACAACCCAAATGGGAAAACACTATACGATCTATAGCTAAAAGAGGAAGAATTGAGCTATATTTAAACTTAACGTTTAAAAATCCAGATTTTATTAATCTAAAATTCGATCAATCCCAAGCCCTTGCTATGTTAAAAGAATTAGAAAGTATGTCCAAATTAACTGCTCTGAGCTTTAAGCCCGATTTAAATTTATTTTTAACTCTTTCTCATCTCTGGAAAAATAAAGACCAAGACATTCCTTTAGAACTTAAATCAGACCTTATAATGTCTTTAAAAGAAGCCTTGTGTATTTGGGATAAAAGTAGAACAAGCGAAGGAGCAAACTTAAGTAAAGATATCGCTAATCACCTTCAATATATTCAAGATTTGCTCTTAAATCTTGAAGACACTATAAAAACAAATGTGAAAAATAAATTTCAAGAACTTAAAAAAAGAGTTGAACAGTTATTACAAGACATAAATATCACTATTAATGAGGACAAACTATTAACAGAATTAGCTATAATGGCAGACAAATTAGATGTGTCAGAAGAAATATCTAGGCTAAAAAGTCATCTGAGTGCAATTGAAAAAATTAAAAATAATCAAGAAGTAGGAAGAAAACTAGATTTTTATCTTCAAGAATGCTTTAGAGAAATAAATACTTGTGGAAACAAAGCTCAAAATTCCCAAATAAGCCAAATAGTAGTAGAAGTAAAAGCAACTTTAGAAAAAGTACGTGAACAAGCCCAAAATCTGGAGTAAAAATATGAAGACTTCTCTAAAGTTAGTTAATATCGGCTTTGGTAATAGTGTAGTAAAAGATAGAATTATAGCAATATTTAATCCTAATTCTTCTCCTATGCGAAGATTAAAAGAAGAAGCAAAAGAAGATTACCGATTAATAGATGCCACTCAGGGTAGAAAAACGAGGTCTATCATAGTGACAGATTCAAATCATGTAATATTATCTGCAATTCACACAGAAACAATTGTACAAAGAATACAGGAAGGAGAAAATGGAGAAAATAAATAGAAAAGGATTACTTGTAATTATAAGTGCACCATCTGGTGCTGGAAAGTCTACTCTTATATCTCTTTTAAAAAGAGACTTTCCTAAATTTGAATTTTCTATATCTTATACAACAAGAGAACCTAGAGTTGGTGAAATACATGGAAGAGATTATTTTTTTGTTTCTAAAAAAGAATTTATTAAATTAAAAAAAGAAAATTTTTTTGCAGAGTGGGCTGAAGTACATGGGAATTATTATGGAACACCCAAAGAAGCTGTTTTAAAGGCATTAAAACAGGGAAAAGACTTACTATTTGATATAGATGTTCAAGGAGCAATGCAAATAAAACAAAACTTAAATAAAGGAATTTTTATATTTATTTTTCCTCCTTCTTTAGAAGAGTTAAAAAGAAGGTTAGAAAAAAGAAATACAGACAGCCCAGAAACAATAAATATCAGATTAGCTAATGCCAAAAAAGAAATACAAGAAGCTAATATTTTTGATTATTGGATTATAAATGATAAATTAGAAGCAGCATATTTACAATTAAAATCAATTATTATTGCAGAAAAACTGCGTCCTTGTTTTTTCCCAGATCTACCTAAAAAAATTTTGGAGCAAACATGAGTGAAATAATTTTAGCTTTAGACTTTGATACAGAGGAAAAGGCTATAGCATTTGCATCTTTAGTTCAAAAAGAAATAAAATGGGTAAAAGTAGGTTTAGAACTGTTTTGTAAAGCAGGAACAGTTATTTTACCTAAACTAAAAGATTTAGGATTTAACATTTTCTTAGATTTAAAATTATTTGATATTCCAAACACTGTAAAAGGAGCAATCAAAAATATTCTAAAATTTCACATTGATATGCTTACTCTCCATTTATTAGGTGGAGAAAATATGATAAAAGAAGCAGTAAATGTTAAAAATTCTTTAAGGCCAAAGTGTCTTATATTGGGAGTTACTATTTTAACAAGTTTAAGTAAAAACGATTTAGTATGGTCAGAAAGCAGATCGATTTCAGATGTCGTTCTAGATCTTGCTCAAAAAGGATTAGGCTGGGGAGTTGACGGAGTGGTTCTTTCTCCTTTAGAGTTAGAAGTAGTGGGAGAAAAGCTACCTCGGTTAACTTTGGTGACTCCAGGAATCCGTTTAACTACAGATAAGAAAGGTGATCAAAAAAGGGTCTTATCGCCTTATCAAGCAACATTAAAAGGTGCTGATTTTTTAGTAATTGGCCGAAGCATCACTAAAGCCAAAGACCCTCTACAAATTATAAAAACTATAAAAAAAGAGATCAAAAGGGCAAAACAATGAGTGAAGAAAAAAATAATGGCACTCAAAAAGAAAAAATTAAAGGTGTTTTTTCCACACAAGTATTAACTAGAATAGGCACAGGCACAACACAAAGAAAAAGTATCCAAAAATCTTACTGGTTTGCTGAAGAACAAGAAGATGGAACCATTGAAATTCAACCTTTAAATGTTAACTATGTTCCTTCTGGACCTAAGAAACAAATTTCTAAAGATGAATTCTTAGACAAATTCGCTCCTGAGCCTGAATTTTATATTCAAACAGTTTATCCTAAAATGCGGGAACTTACTAAAACTATTGCTAGAGCAGAAAGACATCGCAAAAGAGGTGAAACCTATAGTGCAGAATATGAATTTAAAAATGCCCTAAACATAGATGAAGAAAATATTAGAGCTAATTTTGGCCTTGGTCTTACTTATTTAGAAAGAGGAGAAAAAGAAAAAGCCAAAGATGTATTTGAAAGATTAGTAAAACTAGATGCTGCATTTGAAGAAGAACATAAACATCTATTTAATGAATTTGGGATAAATCTAAGAAAACAAAATATGTATGAAGAAGCTGTTCAATATTATGGTAGGGCTCTTGAGCTTACCAAAGATGACGAACACCTTCACTACAACATTGCAAGAGCTTATTTTGGGTTAAACCGCATAGACAAGGTAATTTATCATTTAAAAGAAGCCCTTTCTCTAAATCCAGAATTTGAAGAAGCGAAAAAATTTTTAGAATTCCTTAAGAAAAAAGGTTTATTAAAAAAACAACCCCAATAAGAGATTAACATTAAATGAAATGGAAGCTAAAAAACACCTCTCCTGTTCCAGAGCAAATAAAACAAACATGGCAGCAAATAGGAATATCTCCTATTTTAGGAAAAATTCTTTACAATAGAGGAATTATCCAAAAAGAAGATATTGAAATATTTTTAAGTCCTAGTCTAAAATACCTTCCCCCTTTAGAAGTGTGGCCAGAACTTTTAGATACTGCTTATTTTCTTACAGAAGAAATTAAAAAAGGGAAAAAAAT containing:
- the mtaB gene encoding tRNA (N(6)-L-threonylcarbamoyladenosine(37)-C(2))-methylthiotransferase MtaB; amino-acid sequence: MNFKTFFIKTLGCKVNQYETQAIIEILQNQNKMLVSEQKAEVIILNSCAVTQGAFTDLKKSVRHFVSINPTAKIIVIGCAAQVLKDKISLWPEVNTIIPQDKKFSFFQKTSFNNPFPNINNYFRARAVLKVQDGCSHHCTYCIVPLTRGKSISRKPKDILLEIKRLAQAGFKEIILSGINLRQYGRDLENKMNFWELIDFLGNNFNFLKHNIRIRLSSIEPADLTTQALLILKTHHFICPHLHISLQSGSNTILKKMGRGHYKAENLLDFCAKLNSIWPIYGLGLDLLVGFPGETEQNFNHTYELVNKLPLSYAHVFPYSPRPNTKAINIPDQVPQTLKKQRTKLLRELVQNKRKDFYQKVLKLHEVNVIVENSNLGTTEHYLQVKFTEPTNKPIKSVQKAKPIRIENDRLLVKLF
- the mnmA gene encoding tRNA 2-thiouridine(34) synthase MnmA, which translates into the protein MKIGVLLSGGIDSLYTTILLKKMNHEVIGIYGSFFHSPNQNTIWENLKLLSKTLNFELHKIELHSEFQKLIIKPFIKDYIRGLTPNPCALCNPKIKFGLLLQKALKLGVKKIASGHYAKIITKNNNTFLFRGDDPTKEQSYFLSLLPQATLSHLLFPLGELKKQDVVQKIKEYNLFHFTTKESNEVCFIPSNYREFLQSNGIHLDKPGPIKLLDETLLGTHKGLWNYTLGQRRGIGIPYKEPLYVLKKDISTNTLYVGIKKELQAKSVVGINFNFLEQVQNWPSEIYIQIRYRQKAKKAILKKQEKDTLYFEFKEQEEKPAPGQILAVYTKEGQVLGGGIIKGEF
- a CDS encoding tetratricopeptide repeat protein, which encodes MSEEKNNGTQKEKIKGVFSTQVLTRIGTGTTQRKSIQKSYWFAEEQEDGTIEIQPLNVNYVPSGPKKQISKDEFLDKFAPEPEFYIQTVYPKMRELTKTIARAERHRKRGETYSAEYEFKNALNIDEENIRANFGLGLTYLERGEKEKAKDVFERLVKLDAAFEEEHKHLFNEFGINLRKQNMYEEAVQYYGRALELTKDDEHLHYNIARAYFGLNRIDKVIYHLKEALSLNPEFEEAKKFLEFLKKKGLLKKQPQ
- the pyrF gene encoding orotidine-5'-phosphate decarboxylase, producing the protein MSEIILALDFDTEEKAIAFASLVQKEIKWVKVGLELFCKAGTVILPKLKDLGFNIFLDLKLFDIPNTVKGAIKNILKFHIDMLTLHLLGGENMIKEAVNVKNSLRPKCLILGVTILTSLSKNDLVWSESRSISDVVLDLAQKGLGWGVDGVVLSPLELEVVGEKLPRLTLVTPGIRLTTDKKGDQKRVLSPYQATLKGADFLVIGRSITKAKDPLQIIKTIKKEIKRAKQ
- the gmk gene encoding guanylate kinase, which translates into the protein MEKINRKGLLVIISAPSGAGKSTLISLLKRDFPKFEFSISYTTREPRVGEIHGRDYFFVSKKEFIKLKKENFFAEWAEVHGNYYGTPKEAVLKALKQGKDLLFDIDVQGAMQIKQNLNKGIFIFIFPPSLEELKRRLEKRNTDSPETINIRLANAKKEIQEANIFDYWIINDKLEAAYLQLKSIIIAEKLRPCFFPDLPKKILEQT
- the gatA gene encoding Asp-tRNA(Asn)/Glu-tRNA(Gln) amidotransferase subunit GatA, with translation MELTDKTLIEIKDSLAKKEISVLELVTACLKKIEQTEKKINAFITLRNEEELLEQAKQLDSEGYDPQKPLWGIPIGIKDVFTTKGIKTTCGSKILENFVPVYDAEVVTRLKEAGAIILGKQNMDEFAMGSSTENSAFGPTKNPWDISRVPGGSSGGSAASVAAKQCFAAIGTDTGGSIRQPACFCGLVGVKPTYGRVSRYGLIAYGSSFDQAGPLTKTIKDAALILNVIAGHDPKDSTSLRAPVPDYLAQIKHTSLKGVSFGIPKEYFQKGLDQEVENSILKLIDILKQEGAEIKEISLPHTEYAIATYYILVMAEASSNLARFDGVRYGFRAKQANNLKEMYELSRTYGFGDEVQRRIMLGTYVLSAGYYDAYYKKAAQVRRILRKDFDMALQKCDYILAPVSPTPAFKLGEHSHDPLKMYLTDIYTISLNLVGLPGISLPIEVGKLSGLPLGIQLIGKWLTEEKLFQVAFNIEQLVDSLSYPNV
- a CDS encoding YicC/YloC family endoribonuclease, translating into MKSMTGYGKYALDKDDYTISWEIKSVNSRFLDIIFKTPYYLLGEQPKWENTIRSIAKRGRIELYLNLTFKNPDFINLKFDQSQALAMLKELESMSKLTALSFKPDLNLFLTLSHLWKNKDQDIPLELKSDLIMSLKEALCIWDKSRTSEGANLSKDIANHLQYIQDLLLNLEDTIKTNVKNKFQELKKRVEQLLQDINITINEDKLLTELAIMADKLDVSEEISRLKSHLSAIEKIKNNQEVGRKLDFYLQECFREINTCGNKAQNSQISQIVVEVKATLEKVREQAQNLE
- a CDS encoding DUF370 domain-containing protein, whose product is MKTSLKLVNIGFGNSVVKDRIIAIFNPNSSPMRRLKEEAKEDYRLIDATQGRKTRSIIVTDSNHVILSAIHTETIVQRIQEGENGENK
- a CDS encoding DUF4416 family protein, which translates into the protein MSTPKIPSPGKIFLSILSAKWEKFWPALLLTLEKKWGKADYLSDLIPFSQTKYYDAELGTPIFRRVLSFSNLIPLDQLVSLKQFTNQLEQLNLQNNNRIFNLDPGIITYERLVLATGKNFTHRIYLKEGIFADLTLIYTKGKWQTLPWTFPDYATHEMQQHLTNIRNIYRQQLQNK